The sequence CATGGGGTGGTCATTCCCCCGTCTCCCTAAGGCCAACCAGCCCTATAGCACCCGAGTCCCTGTTAGTAAAGAGGCTTCTCCCTCCAGGAGGAGgcggccctgcccagcccccatcTTACCTGCCACTCCAGGAGGTGGCGCCAGAGCTGCTGGAAACGGTGCAGGCCTAGACTCCGGCCGTGCTGGGGAGGAGGCATGTGGCTAAGGCAGGCTCCCCAGAAGGGGAGCAGAGGCCCCCGCGCCCCCATCCTCCACACCCAGGCACAACCTCCACCACGTACCCCAAAACACTGCAGCAGCTGCTCACAGGTCCTGAGCCCCAGCTCTCTCGGGGTCCGCGCGTGGGCCCTGGctacaggaaacaaaagaaaaagacggAACGTCCTGCATGCCTGCCATCCGTGTAAATGCTAGAGATTATTGCCACCCCCATGTTaatagaaactgaggcacagagagccagGTGGCTGCCGGGGACGAACAGAGTCTGGATCTGACCCCAGGCAAGGGGGTTCTGAGTCTGTGCTCAAGGCGGCTCCAACCCCTGCCTGTCCCTGAGATCGTGGCCTTGGCCACGGGTCCTGCCACAGGACCCACACGTGGGGAGGCGCTGCCAGGCTGAGCCCATGGCTCCCATGGCCTGAGTCCCAGCAGCATAGTGGATTAACACGCACAGGGGTCCACTCTGGCCCCCAGCTCACCAGGCTCCAGGGCGATGCTTAGTAAGGTCTGGAGCTGAGGGGCGCTGAGTTCTTCCTCCTGGTCAGGGAGAGAACGGGTCATGAGGCCATTCACTCAGATAGCCACTCAACAAACAGCTTGGGGCTGGGTCCAAATGGCATGGTGGGTGAGCAGcgctggggacacagcagagaGTGAGGGaacccctttccctctgcctgccaTTTCAGAGCTGACGGTCCAGACAGGGAGACCTGTCCCCAGAGCGGTCAGGGCTGCACTGGGGAGGCACTGGGCTGTGGGAGCTGAccagcctggaggaggggcaggagagcTCCCAGAGAAGGCATTTTAGAAAGAGGAGGCTTAGCCAGGCAGAGGGTTTGAAGGGAGAGAAGGCgcccaggcagagggacagattgagcaaaggccctggggcagggaagAGCTGTGAGCATGAGAGAAGAAGGTCATGAGATTcaagctcagagagagagagagacactagAGCAAAATGAGACACCCAGGATGAGGGAGAGGCTCAAGGGGGGGGGTCCCCCTTATCCCCCTCCCCGTTCCTCACCTCTCCTGCCAGCTCCTGAAACAGCTGCTCCAAGCCCACCTCCAGGGGAACGTAGGGGACCTGTGGGTGGGGGGAGTTTAGTTCTGGCCAAGAGCAGCCCCCACGTCGTGCCCCCTCCAGGGCAGCCCCTCACCGACAGGGCGCGCAGGTCGGCGCTGATGGCGTCATCGATCTCCCTGCAAATTACAGATGGCAGTGGGGGCGGCTCACCCCGGGGTCTCGGcggaggaatgggggaggggtgtCTAGGCGGGATCCCGGGGGCCCTGGGCGGATGCACTCGGGGCACGGGGGCCGGGGCGCCCGGGACGCGGGTCTGGGGGTCCCCGGGGCGGACGGGGTGCCCGCTCACCGCGCGGTGTGGCGGCGCTCGGAGAAGACGCGCAGCGTGAAGTCGGCCTCGTCGCCGGCGCGGGCGGCGCTGGGCACCACCAGGTAGTGGCCGGGGCGCAGGCGGCAGCGGCGGCTCACGTCGCGGCGGGTGCAGAAGGGCGAGCGGTCGGCGCGCAGCAGGCTCGGCAGGAGCGCGCGGCTGCGCGGGGAGTCCCAGAGGCCCAgcagctgggggcgggggcggcgtgACCGCGACGCCCCAGCTCACCCCCCACCCACCGCGCCCGGTCCACACCCGCGGGTTCCCCCGTCACCCGCCCTGCCCCCCCACGCAGGTTGTCCGAGCCCCTGGGGCTGATTCAGGCACGGATGGACTCTGGGATCTGGGGTCCCATCAGAGACCCACCTCCTCCGGGATctgtgagaaggaagaaaaagaggagacagGGCCAGAGGCGGCGGCCGCTCCCCAGagtcccctcctgccccctccacagCCTCCACCTCCCAGtgccctctctttctctgtttcccatTGCACCCCTCCTTGAGCCGCTGCCCCCGCATCCAGATTCCAGCTCCTCCTGGACCCCTCCCTCCCGGCTGTGCCCTCAAGGACCTTCTCTGCTCCTTGGtcccctccctgaccctcagccctcagcccttgCTCTGACCCCTTTCTGACCCCTCATCCCTTTGCCTTTCTGGCCCCCGCCTCCCTCCGCGCCCTCCCTAGCCGCTCAGTCTCTCCCAGCACTCCTGATTCCCTCAGCTCTCTCTCCGTCCCTGACCCTCGGCCGCATCCTCTACCCCGCAGCCTCCCCGCCGCCTCCGGTCCCCCGCGGCCGCTCGCTGCCTCCCTGCTCCCCGCGCCTCTGCCCAGCGCGGGGTCCCACCTGGAACACGTGGAAACCCACGGTGAGGTAGGTGAGGCCCTGGGCCCTCAGGCGCCGTCGGTTCCTCTGGATGAGTGACAGGAGGACAGTGCACTTGGGGGTGCGGCCCCCCTGCGCAGGGCCCCGCGCCCCtgctgccccccagcccccccaGGGCCCCTCCTCGTCCTCGTCCTCGTCATCGGGCTCCAGCAGCGTCAGCCGGAACTGGGGGTTGGTCCAGAAGGTTTCTAACAGAGGAGAAAGCAATGGGGTTACGGCCTGCCAcagcccgcccccgcccccaccccacctcgcGGCTTGCCCCTCAGGGACCCTCGGGGCCTCACCGGCACCAGGCTGGCTCCCGCCGGAGTTGAAGCCGCGCACCCAGCGGCCTTGGAAGGTGTGGATGTGCCAGCCGCCTCCCGCCGGGCTGGGGCCCAGCACCTCGGGGCTCAGCGAGCAGATCTGGACGGTGTCGAAGTGGCGAAGGAAGTCCTGCAGCTCCATCCTGCGCGGCGAGAGGCCAGTGGTCAGAGCCCCGCCCGCCCCCGGGGCCGGCCTCCCAAACGTGTTAAGACCCCAGCGTGACCCCCGAGTCACGGAACCCCCCAAATGCCTTAAATAGTGCCAAGTACTCTGCAGTCCCCGCGGTAATACCCTGTCTCGAGAAAGGACCCCCAATCACTGAGCTCCAGCTCCGCCAGATTTCTTCAAGTCCCCAGAAACCACTGCGAACTGTGAGATGCACAAACTGCCCCCGAATGTCGTCAAATTGCGTTCAACCCCCAAAATCAAGACCCTCAGACTCTCGACTACCAACAAGTATCCTACCGCCCCTTAATATTGCCAAATCACAAGAAACGCCCCGGATGTCACCAAGTCCCCCTCAATTGCCCTAAATGTCACCCCTCCCCCTTCAACCCCCAAGGTTATGAATTCCCCTAACATTACTACCAGTTCTTCCTGACTCCCCAGTAGAACCCGACCCCCAAATTACCACTGACAGGGTCAGTGCCCATCCCCAGGGACTTCCGCCGTGTCCCTGCACGCAGGCCgccccctccctgagccccacgGCCTGGCGCCCCTTCCCTTCCCCCGGAGGCCGGGCTGGGCGCCCCCAACTCACCAGAACTCGCCGTCCTCTTTCTTCACCAGCAGGGCCTCTCGCCACTCGGCGGGGAGCGCGTCCCAGCGGGGGCAACTGGGGAGACTGGGGAGTGAGCGGTGGGTGGGTGGCGCTaagcccgcccccgcccccgccccccagaTGCGTCCCACCTGTCGCTCCAGGCCCCGGTCCACTCCACGCGGCCCCATGGGTTCCGCAGCCGCAACAGCCGCACCTTGGTGAAGCCCAGGGACACCTGAGGGCGGCATCGGCAGTGGGGGTGACGCTGGGATACCCCCTGCCAGCCCTCCCACGGGGATACCCACCTTGTGCGTGCCCGTGACGGAATACGCATGTCCCTTCA comes from Equus asinus isolate D_3611 breed Donkey chromosome 26, EquAss-T2T_v2, whole genome shotgun sequence and encodes:
- the CAPN12 gene encoding calpain-12 codes for the protein MACDSRRVTIQLVDEEAGPGTRGPKPFRGQSYEKIRAACLEEGVLFRDPYFPAGPDTLGHDQLGPDSEKTKGVEWMRPHEFCAEPQFICEDMSRTDVCQGSLGNCWFLAAAASLTLYPRLLCRVVPPGQGFQDGYAGIFHFQLWQFGRWVDVVVDDRLPVREGKLMFVRSAQRNEFWAPLLEKAYAKLHGSYEVMRGGHMNEAFVDFTGGVGEVLYLRQGTPGLFSALRHALAKESLVGATALSDRGEYRTEDGLVKGHAYSVTGTHKVSLGFTKVRLLRLRNPWGRVEWTGAWSDSCPRWDALPAEWREALLVKKEDGEFWMELQDFLRHFDTVQICSLSPEVLGPSPAGGGWHIHTFQGRWVRGFNSGGSQPGAETFWTNPQFRLTLLEPDDEDEDEEGPWGGWGAAGARGPAQGGRTPKCTVLLSLIQRNRRRLRAQGLTYLTVGFHVFQIPEELLGLWDSPRSRALLPSLLRADRSPFCTRRDVSRRCRLRPGHYLVVPSAARAGDEADFTLRVFSERRHTAREIDDAISADLRALSVPYVPLEVGLEQLFQELAGEEEELSAPQLQTLLSIALEPARAHARTPRELGLRTCEQLLQCFGHGRSLGLHRFQQLWRHLLEWQATFDKFDEDASGTMNSYELRLALNAAGFHLNNQLTQALTSRYRDSRLRVDFERFVACVAQLTCIFRHCSQHLDGGEGVVCLTHRQWMEVATFS